The Lacipirellula parvula genome window below encodes:
- a CDS encoding DJ-1/PfpI family protein, whose protein sequence is MNIDILIYPGFDELDAIAPFEVLQNAAKLGADFRVRLVASPTAETIVAAHGLAVACDALLGEGPRPDLLVVPGGGWIDGSAAGARAEVNRGVIPAELDEYHAAGVTLAAVCTGAMLLAAAKLLSGRPAITHHSAIPDLEAAGARLVRARVVDDGAIITAGGVTSGLDLALWIVERFASPAIALRIEENMEYERRGVVWRQPS, encoded by the coding sequence ATGAACATCGACATCCTCATTTACCCCGGCTTCGACGAACTCGACGCGATCGCGCCGTTTGAAGTCCTACAGAACGCCGCCAAGCTCGGCGCCGACTTTCGCGTGCGCCTCGTCGCCTCCCCCACCGCGGAAACGATCGTCGCCGCCCACGGCCTCGCCGTCGCGTGCGATGCGTTGCTCGGCGAAGGCCCGCGACCCGACCTGCTCGTCGTCCCCGGCGGCGGTTGGATCGACGGCTCCGCCGCCGGCGCGCGGGCCGAGGTCAACCGCGGCGTCATTCCCGCCGAACTCGACGAGTACCACGCCGCGGGCGTCACGCTCGCCGCCGTCTGCACCGGCGCGATGCTCCTCGCCGCCGCCAAACTCCTCAGCGGCCGCCCAGCGATCACCCACCACAGCGCCATCCCCGACCTCGAAGCCGCCGGCGCCCGCCTCGTTCGCGCCCGCGTCGTCGACGACGGCGCCATCATCACCGCCGGCGGCGTCACCTCGGGCCTCGACCTCGCCCTCTGGATCGTCGAACGCTTCGCGAGTCCCGCGATCGCCCTCCGCATCGAAGAGAACATGGAATACGAACGCCGCGGCGTCGTGTGGCGGCAACCGAGTTAA
- a CDS encoding DUF2071 domain-containing protein, giving the protein MLNLPAIRGVIDRRILANFRVDHDVLAATLPAPFRPQLVNGYGIAGICLIRLKSVRPRGMPAWLGVSSENAAHRIAVEWNDGDAIRTGVYIRRRDTNSRFSVLAGGRLFPGVHHHARFVVQETAEELSLDMQSDDGVTAIKVRGHADDAWPTNSIFPAADAASQFFAAGSFGYSNARTPNVYQGLELDCDTWTATPLAIESIRSSYFDDRTIFPAGSIEFDNALLMRGIDHEWHSRGELCCSTN; this is encoded by the coding sequence ATGCTCAACCTCCCCGCTATCCGCGGCGTCATCGATCGCCGCATCCTCGCCAACTTTCGCGTCGACCACGACGTACTCGCCGCCACGCTCCCCGCGCCGTTTCGTCCGCAACTCGTCAACGGCTACGGCATCGCCGGCATCTGCCTTATCCGCTTGAAGTCGGTGCGACCACGCGGCATGCCGGCGTGGCTCGGCGTCAGCTCCGAAAACGCCGCGCATCGCATCGCGGTCGAGTGGAACGATGGCGACGCCATCCGCACCGGCGTCTACATTCGTCGCCGCGATACCAACTCGCGATTCAGCGTCCTCGCCGGCGGCCGCCTCTTCCCCGGCGTGCACCATCACGCCCGCTTCGTCGTGCAAGAAACGGCCGAGGAGCTGTCGCTCGACATGCAAAGCGACGACGGCGTCACCGCCATCAAGGTGCGAGGCCACGCGGACGACGCCTGGCCTACGAACTCGATCTTCCCCGCCGCAGACGCAGCTTCCCAATTCTTCGCCGCCGGCTCGTTCGGCTACTCGAACGCACGCACGCCGAACGTCTATCAAGGACTGGAACTCGACTGCGACACCTGGACAGCGACGCCGCTCGCCATCGAATCGATCCGTTCCAGCTATTTCGACGACCGCACGATCTTCCCGGCTGGCTCGATCGAATTCGACAACGCCCTCCTCATGCGCGGCATCGACCACGAATGGCACAGCCGCGGCGAACTCTGCTGTTCAACAAATTGA
- a CDS encoding lactate/malate family dehydrogenase translates to MSKVGIVGVGMVGRAAASAMVSRGSCRELVLVDVRREVAEAVALDLLYGIPTGQPLLIRSGTNADLKDADLVAITAGANEKSGGATDKSDAQGRLRLLGVNAGIFQAIVPEVVAAAPQAVLLVVADPPDPLADLTRQLAGHDRVVSTGTFLDSLRFATHLAQVLGVNPASVGAQVFGEHGMSEVLVWSAVTVAGVPLADVLQQRKLDAATFRSEVESAVRSANINIIAGIGASQYGIGAVTARLTEAILRDERIVAVVGSYQAADGVTYSLPGVIGAGGVQSVLTPRLNGDEKAALDRSIATLQQAVQKLPANAPPNR, encoded by the coding sequence ATGAGCAAAGTTGGAATCGTCGGCGTCGGCATGGTCGGACGCGCCGCTGCCTCGGCCATGGTTTCGCGAGGCTCGTGCCGCGAGTTGGTGCTCGTCGACGTCCGCCGCGAAGTCGCCGAAGCGGTCGCGCTCGACCTTCTCTACGGCATCCCCACCGGGCAGCCGCTACTCATTCGCAGCGGTACGAACGCTGATCTCAAAGACGCCGACCTCGTCGCGATCACCGCCGGCGCCAACGAGAAATCGGGCGGCGCCACCGACAAGAGCGACGCGCAAGGCCGGCTCCGCCTGCTCGGCGTCAACGCCGGGATCTTCCAAGCGATTGTCCCCGAAGTCGTCGCCGCCGCGCCGCAGGCGGTGCTGCTCGTGGTCGCCGACCCGCCCGATCCGCTCGCCGATCTCACGCGCCAGCTTGCCGGCCACGACCGCGTCGTCAGCACCGGCACGTTTCTCGATAGCCTCCGCTTCGCCACTCATCTCGCGCAGGTGCTAGGCGTGAACCCGGCGTCGGTCGGCGCTCAAGTCTTCGGCGAGCATGGCATGAGCGAAGTCCTCGTCTGGTCGGCGGTCACTGTCGCCGGCGTGCCGCTCGCCGACGTGCTGCAGCAACGCAAACTCGACGCGGCGACGTTCCGCAGCGAAGTCGAGTCGGCCGTCCGCAGCGCGAACATCAACATCATCGCCGGCATCGGCGCGAGCCAGTACGGCATCGGAGCCGTCACCGCCCGACTAACCGAGGCGATACTCCGCGACGAGCGGATCGTCGCCGTCGTCGGGTCGTACCAAGCGGCGGACGGCGTCACCTATTCGCTGCCCGGCGTCATCGGCGCCGGCGGCGTGCAGAGCGTTTTGACGCCGCGACTCAACGGCGACGAGAAAGCAGCGCTCGACCGCAGCATTGCGACGCTGCAACAAGCCGTGCAGAAGCTGCCCGCGAACGCTCCGCCCAATCGCTAG
- a CDS encoding right-handed parallel beta-helix repeat-containing protein, protein MRRGRWLEVCWYGTLAALAAASQIHLARGAEFYVAPGGNNSGSGNSGAPWATLQYAADHVGPGDRVTVRAGNYKGFYLDTSGTAANPIEFFAEPGVLINTPTSGAGNQDGINLELASHIIIDGFSVTGMPRAGIRSVGLDDDMAEFVTIRNVHAYNNGRWGIFTGHVNDLLIENNETNGSILEHGIYVSNSGDRPVIRNNVTWGNHGAGIHMNGDASLGGDGLITGALVSGNRVYGNAASINGGALGGGSGINMDGVQDSRVENNLLYDNHASGISLFMGDGAEGSSGNVVVNNTINQPSNGRWAINIQDGSTDNTLLNNIILSQHASRGAIDVSADSLPGMVSDYNAVISRFTTNGGSSNITLAQWQAATGQDAHSFTATATQLFENWTAGDYRLRSGSPALNKGTATEAPTVDIVGTPRPAGAIDIGAYETATAPTLSADFTGDGFVDAADLAAWRSAFGANANGDANNDNRTDGADFLIWQREYTGSAPTVAAAIPEPASATTAGIALIAGIAMLRHKKNETLRGATSTVASGERAQAVVRAEHWVREG, encoded by the coding sequence ATGCGACGAGGTCGTTGGCTCGAGGTCTGTTGGTACGGAACCCTCGCGGCGCTGGCGGCGGCCAGCCAGATTCATCTCGCCCGCGGCGCCGAGTTCTACGTCGCCCCCGGCGGCAACAACTCCGGGTCCGGCAACAGCGGCGCCCCTTGGGCCACGCTGCAGTACGCCGCCGATCATGTCGGCCCCGGCGATCGCGTCACGGTTCGCGCCGGCAACTACAAAGGCTTTTATCTCGATACCAGCGGCACCGCCGCCAACCCGATCGAGTTCTTCGCCGAGCCCGGCGTTCTCATCAACACGCCCACCAGCGGCGCCGGCAATCAAGACGGCATCAACCTCGAACTCGCCTCGCACATCATCATCGACGGCTTCAGCGTCACCGGCATGCCCCGCGCGGGCATCCGCAGTGTCGGCCTCGACGACGACATGGCCGAGTTCGTCACCATCCGCAACGTCCACGCCTACAACAACGGCCGCTGGGGCATCTTCACCGGCCACGTGAACGACCTGCTTATCGAGAACAACGAAACGAACGGCTCCATTTTGGAGCATGGAATCTACGTTTCGAACAGCGGCGACCGGCCGGTGATTCGCAACAACGTCACCTGGGGCAACCATGGCGCCGGCATCCACATGAACGGCGACGCCAGCCTCGGCGGCGACGGACTGATCACCGGCGCCCTCGTCAGCGGCAACCGCGTCTACGGCAACGCCGCGAGCATCAACGGCGGCGCTCTCGGCGGCGGCAGCGGCATCAACATGGACGGCGTTCAGGATTCCCGCGTCGAGAACAACTTGCTCTACGACAACCACGCCAGCGGCATCTCGCTCTTCATGGGCGACGGCGCCGAAGGCTCCAGCGGCAACGTCGTCGTCAACAACACGATCAACCAACCCTCCAACGGCCGCTGGGCGATCAATATTCAGGACGGTTCCACCGACAACACGCTGCTGAATAACATCATTCTCTCGCAACATGCGTCGCGCGGCGCCATCGACGTCTCGGCCGACAGCCTGCCAGGCATGGTGAGCGACTACAACGCGGTCATTTCGCGATTCACAACGAACGGCGGCAGCTCGAACATCACGCTCGCCCAATGGCAAGCGGCGACCGGCCAAGACGCCCACTCGTTCACGGCAACGGCGACGCAACTATTCGAAAACTGGACCGCCGGCGACTACCGCCTCCGCAGCGGCTCGCCCGCGCTCAACAAGGGAACCGCGACCGAAGCCCCCACGGTCGACATCGTCGGCACGCCCCGCCCTGCCGGGGCCATCGACATCGGCGCTTACGAAACGGCCACGGCGCCAACGCTCTCGGCCGACTTCACCGGCGACGGCTTCGTCGACGCCGCAGACTTAGCAGCGTGGCGTTCGGCCTTCGGCGCGAACGCCAACGGCGACGCGAACAACGACAACCGCACCGACGGCGCCGATTTTCTTATCTGGCAGCGCGAGTACACGGGTAGTGCGCCAACAGTCGCCGCGGCAATCCCAGAACCGGCGTCAGCCACCACGGCGGGCATCGCGCTCATTGCGGGCATAGCGATGCTCCGCCATAAGAAAAATGAAACCTTGAGGGGAGCAACGAGCACGGTCGCCAGTGGCGAGCGAGCGCAGGCGGTAGTTCGTGCGGAGCACTGGGTTAGGGAGGGGTGA
- a CDS encoding TPR end-of-group domain-containing protein → MTTEAISHLRRACTEAEGYLELGLPEHALASLQRWGQHVHGDARGCYLMGETLRELQRYRDAIFPLRRCLELIPDDIHVAMALGWCLKRTGQLEDAIGALEHAIAVDPSEAVLHYNLACYWSLAHNRRRALQCLAHALEIDGNFRDLVCDEPDFDPIRMDPLFQALTTAVG, encoded by the coding sequence ATGACCACGGAAGCGATTTCGCACCTGCGCCGGGCTTGCACCGAAGCCGAGGGATACCTCGAACTGGGATTGCCGGAGCATGCTCTGGCGTCGCTGCAACGGTGGGGACAGCATGTCCACGGCGACGCCCGCGGCTGCTACCTGATGGGCGAAACGCTACGCGAGCTGCAACGGTATCGCGACGCGATCTTCCCGCTCCGTCGTTGCCTCGAGCTGATTCCGGACGATATTCATGTCGCGATGGCGCTCGGCTGGTGCCTGAAGCGGACTGGCCAACTGGAAGACGCGATTGGCGCCCTCGAACACGCCATCGCCGTCGACCCGAGCGAAGCGGTGCTGCACTACAACCTGGCGTGCTATTGGAGCCTCGCTCACAATCGCCGTCGCGCGCTGCAGTGCTTAGCTCACGCGCTCGAGATTGACGGTAACTTCCGCGATCTGGTTTGCGACGAGCCTGATTTTGATCCGATTCGGATGGATCCGTTGTTTCAGGCGCTGACGACTGCGGTTGGTTAG
- a CDS encoding 3-keto-disaccharide hydrolase, with translation MLRSLIALSLLIVAAPLQAEEEFVELFNGKDLTGWKGDEKVWSVEGGLLTGKSPAEEKDKLKANTFAIWEGGDVGDFEVIAEFRLEGNNNSGVQYRAQPKPNGGPYGVIGYQADIHADPHYTGMLYDEGGRGIAAERGQKVTLLPGEKKDVQPLDPKQGELKPIDLTEWTTIEVKAVGNRLIHKINGEVTADITDDDPKNAEAKGLLALQVHAGPDMKVQYRSVKLKDLSKEAEKK, from the coding sequence ATGTTGCGTTCATTGATTGCGTTGTCGTTGCTGATCGTTGCCGCGCCGCTGCAGGCTGAGGAGGAGTTCGTTGAACTCTTCAACGGCAAAGATCTCACTGGCTGGAAAGGCGATGAAAAGGTCTGGTCGGTCGAGGGCGGACTGCTCACCGGGAAATCGCCGGCGGAGGAAAAGGATAAGCTCAAGGCGAATACGTTCGCCATTTGGGAGGGCGGTGACGTGGGTGACTTCGAAGTGATCGCCGAGTTTCGCCTCGAAGGGAATAACAACTCGGGCGTGCAGTATCGCGCTCAGCCGAAGCCAAACGGCGGGCCGTACGGGGTGATCGGCTATCAGGCCGACATTCACGCCGATCCGCACTACACCGGCATGCTCTACGACGAGGGTGGCCGCGGCATCGCCGCCGAGCGCGGGCAGAAGGTGACGCTGCTGCCGGGCGAGAAGAAGGATGTGCAGCCGCTCGACCCGAAGCAAGGCGAGCTGAAGCCGATCGATCTTACTGAGTGGACGACGATCGAAGTGAAGGCGGTCGGCAATCGGTTGATCCACAAGATCAACGGCGAAGTGACGGCTGACATCACCGACGATGATCCCAAGAACGCCGAAGCGAAGGGCTTGCTGGCGCTGCAGGTGCACGCGGGGCCGGATATGAAGGTGCAGTACCGGTCGGTGAAGCTGAAGGATCTCAGCAAGGAAGCGGAGAAGAAGTAA
- a CDS encoding SGNH/GDSL hydrolase family protein → MPASAAVAEETAAKAPEMTWHNVATANVGGQAWSDVKAPFDRLPARAEKIVRPEVWTLSRDSSGLSVDFETNAAKFTVRWKLNTPELSFAHMTGTGVSGVDVYVQDDAGWHYLETGKPAAYPDNQVDVAAPRGRDGEAVHYRLYLPLYNGVSSVEVGVPAGAKLKFIDPPQAEKPVVIYGTSITQGCSASRPGMAYPAILGRRLGREVVNLGFSGNGKTEPEVATLLAELDPAVLVIDSLPNLSPELLAERMPGFIEIFRKSHPETPILLVQNPIYPTIPLKASPYEKVMRSSELLAGIYADRVAAGDKQIGLVAASDWSVDGGDATVDGVHPTDVGFVMLADKLEPQLREALKSKL, encoded by the coding sequence ATGCCAGCGAGTGCCGCGGTTGCGGAAGAGACCGCGGCAAAGGCGCCGGAAATGACTTGGCACAACGTGGCGACGGCGAACGTCGGCGGGCAGGCGTGGAGCGACGTGAAGGCGCCGTTCGACCGGCTGCCGGCGCGAGCCGAGAAGATTGTGCGGCCCGAAGTGTGGACGCTCTCGCGCGATTCTTCGGGGTTGAGCGTTGACTTCGAGACTAACGCGGCGAAGTTCACCGTGCGGTGGAAACTGAATACGCCGGAACTGTCGTTCGCCCACATGACGGGGACGGGGGTAAGCGGCGTCGACGTTTACGTGCAGGATGACGCGGGGTGGCATTACCTGGAGACGGGGAAGCCGGCGGCTTATCCGGACAACCAAGTCGATGTTGCGGCGCCGCGGGGTCGCGACGGCGAAGCGGTTCACTATCGGCTCTACTTGCCGCTGTACAACGGCGTGAGCAGTGTCGAGGTCGGCGTGCCGGCGGGAGCTAAGCTGAAGTTCATCGATCCGCCGCAAGCTGAAAAGCCGGTGGTGATTTATGGGACGTCGATCACGCAGGGGTGCAGTGCGTCGCGGCCGGGGATGGCGTACCCAGCGATTCTCGGGCGGCGGCTCGGTCGCGAGGTGGTGAACCTCGGCTTCTCGGGCAACGGCAAGACCGAGCCGGAGGTGGCGACGCTGCTCGCGGAGCTCGATCCGGCGGTGCTGGTAATCGATTCGCTGCCGAACTTGTCGCCGGAGCTGCTTGCCGAGCGGATGCCGGGGTTCATCGAGATCTTTCGCAAGAGTCATCCCGAGACGCCGATCTTGCTCGTGCAGAACCCGATCTATCCGACGATTCCGCTGAAGGCGTCGCCGTACGAGAAGGTGATGCGATCAAGCGAGTTGTTGGCGGGGATTTATGCCGATCGCGTCGCGGCGGGGGACAAGCAGATTGGGCTCGTGGCGGCGAGCGATTGGTCGGTCGACGGCGGCGACGCGACGGTCGACGGGGTGCATCCGACGGATGTGGGATTTGTGATGCTGGCGGATAAGTTGGAGCCGCAGTTGCGCGAGGCGTTAAAAAGTAAACTATGA
- a CDS encoding 3-keto-disaccharide hydrolase, with the protein MLRTIQLSAHLFVALSLSSPFALAAEPVKSALIDGSAEGFRTLGEDDFTNVNCDDDTWTWKDGVAHCTGKPVGVIRSKQKFTNFELVAEWKHLQDGGNSGMFVWTSDEALKDLPAGMLPPGGIEVQVLDLGYAVNYEKQNGNKADWFTCHGDVFPVGKAKLKPFPPLSADGSRSFPKKELSRGVGEWNHYYVRAINGEIRLWVNGEEVSGGSDADPRTGYLCLESEGAPVEFKNIRIRELP; encoded by the coding sequence ATGCTTCGCACGATTCAGCTTTCGGCGCATTTGTTCGTGGCGCTTTCCCTGTCGTCTCCATTTGCTCTCGCTGCGGAGCCGGTGAAATCGGCGCTTATTGATGGCTCGGCCGAGGGGTTCCGCACGCTCGGCGAGGATGACTTCACGAACGTCAATTGCGATGACGACACGTGGACGTGGAAGGATGGCGTCGCTCATTGTACGGGCAAGCCGGTGGGCGTCATTCGGTCGAAGCAGAAGTTTACGAACTTCGAGCTCGTCGCCGAGTGGAAGCATCTGCAGGACGGCGGCAACTCGGGGATGTTCGTCTGGACGAGCGATGAGGCGCTGAAAGACTTGCCGGCGGGGATGTTGCCGCCGGGCGGGATCGAGGTGCAGGTGCTCGATCTCGGCTACGCGGTGAACTACGAAAAGCAGAACGGCAATAAGGCCGACTGGTTCACCTGCCACGGCGACGTGTTTCCGGTGGGCAAGGCAAAATTAAAACCGTTTCCGCCGCTCTCTGCGGATGGGAGTCGCAGCTTTCCGAAGAAGGAGCTGAGTCGCGGCGTCGGCGAGTGGAATCATTACTATGTGCGGGCGATCAATGGCGAGATTCGCCTGTGGGTGAATGGCGAGGAAGTGTCGGGCGGCAGCGACGCTGATCCGCGGACGGGTTACTTGTGCCTTGAATCGGAAGGGGCGCCGGTGGAGTTCAAGAACATTCGAATTCGGGAGTTGCCGTAA
- a CDS encoding GDSL-type esterase/lipase family protein, whose translation MIAHVVLACVAAVVLMQTNRAAGQEAKAHTTASPLSAEIVRSPYVWKTLSGTDAAPVIEAAMPGAYLRATVGKTTTIGLVVDGSGNAGCPADSMPVIEYSVDEQPFKIVPLTKHDARYVLPLAEGLDASRPHRVEVVFRAADLTAQRWTSPKTRLRIAGLELDRGGELLPTAARPKRAIGFGDSITEGVGVDGLFTSWQSLGVNSARTAWFPLVATALDCEYGQLGSGGQGMVRGLELPPLPETWSRFDSEASRLTGGRLDPQPDYVFCAMGTNDFEKNIAETYAAWLRDVRAACPTSQIFCVIPPLGVHDQEIRDAVAERRAAGDERVHVVETAALAPLFRAGQGATQLAADGVHPTLEGQGRLAALIAVAVAKADGEQ comes from the coding sequence ATGATTGCGCATGTCGTGTTGGCGTGCGTTGCGGCGGTCGTTTTGATGCAGACGAATCGGGCGGCAGGTCAGGAGGCGAAGGCCCACACGACGGCGTCGCCGCTCAGTGCGGAGATCGTGCGCTCGCCTTATGTTTGGAAGACGCTCTCCGGCACGGACGCGGCGCCGGTGATCGAGGCGGCGATGCCGGGGGCTTACTTGCGGGCGACGGTTGGCAAGACTACGACGATTGGCTTGGTCGTCGACGGGAGCGGCAACGCGGGGTGTCCGGCCGATTCGATGCCGGTGATCGAGTACTCCGTTGACGAGCAGCCGTTCAAGATTGTGCCGCTCACGAAGCATGATGCACGCTACGTGTTGCCGTTGGCGGAGGGGCTCGATGCGAGTCGGCCGCATCGCGTCGAGGTCGTGTTTCGCGCGGCCGATCTCACTGCTCAGCGATGGACGTCGCCGAAGACGCGGCTGCGGATCGCGGGGTTGGAGCTTGATCGCGGCGGCGAATTGCTGCCGACGGCGGCGCGGCCGAAGCGGGCGATTGGGTTTGGCGATTCGATTACCGAGGGAGTCGGCGTCGACGGGCTGTTCACTTCGTGGCAATCGCTGGGAGTGAATAGTGCGCGGACCGCGTGGTTTCCGCTCGTGGCGACGGCGCTCGATTGCGAGTATGGGCAGCTCGGTTCGGGCGGGCAGGGGATGGTGCGCGGGTTGGAGTTGCCGCCGCTGCCGGAGACGTGGAGTCGGTTCGATAGCGAGGCGAGTCGGCTGACGGGGGGACGGCTCGATCCGCAGCCCGACTATGTTTTCTGCGCGATGGGGACGAACGATTTCGAGAAGAACATTGCCGAGACGTATGCCGCGTGGTTGCGCGACGTGCGTGCGGCGTGTCCGACGTCGCAGATTTTTTGCGTGATCCCGCCGTTGGGCGTGCATGATCAGGAGATTCGCGATGCGGTCGCCGAGCGGCGCGCGGCGGGCGACGAGCGGGTGCATGTGGTCGAGACGGCGGCGCTGGCGCCGTTGTTCCGGGCGGGGCAGGGGGCCACGCAGTTGGCGGCCGACGGCGTGCATCCGACGCTCGAAGGGCAGGGGCGGTTGGCGGCGCTCATTGCGGTGGCCGTGGCGAAGGCGGATGGGGAGCAGTAA
- a CDS encoding anti-phage dCTP deaminase has translation MSKVGGLVVPVELNHELDSELVIGLVGAVGTEMDKVATLLEERLKLAGYNVSGIRISTDVIPLLSPDLPSHESSYQRIGCLMTAGNKARENAKDNSVLALGVASVIYAHREKNENGQSVPRPKTAYIVRSLKRPEEVDMLRMMYPSGFILVGVHAEEDRRLKHLRVNLGMSEEEARELVRRDGEELRVPHGQRVNRTFYLADFFLRITDNSERLRADVQRMVEIWFGNPFLTPVFDEYAMFLAFAAALRSADLSRQVGAVVTRDREVLSAGANECPKSGGGLYWPMRDSQSVSVEDCAKGRDYMRGADSNKIEQTRIIDEITQQGRQCGIDEAKLREVLQKSRIGDLTEYGRVVHAEMEALAACARNQWSTVGATLYCTTFPCHNCAKHIIAAGIRRVVYIEPYPKSKALEFHDDSISLTTSAPAPGDRRVQFEPFEGIGPRRFFDLFSCHLGSSYQIKRKDEKTGERMQWSIQNARLRIQMKPCSYLDLELQACKLFQECLNSNVVKK, from the coding sequence ATGTCCAAAGTAGGTGGGCTTGTTGTGCCAGTTGAACTGAATCACGAACTTGACTCTGAGCTGGTTATCGGCCTAGTAGGGGCTGTAGGTACTGAGATGGACAAGGTGGCGACGCTTTTAGAAGAGCGTCTTAAGCTCGCTGGCTACAACGTTAGCGGCATTCGGATCTCTACGGATGTCATTCCACTTCTCAGTCCTGATTTGCCTTCGCACGAAAGCAGTTACCAGAGAATTGGCTGTCTTATGACGGCTGGGAATAAAGCGAGAGAGAATGCGAAGGATAATTCGGTACTGGCATTAGGGGTGGCGTCGGTTATCTATGCGCATCGTGAGAAGAACGAAAATGGGCAGTCAGTGCCTCGTCCAAAAACTGCCTACATAGTGAGATCGCTAAAGCGGCCCGAAGAGGTCGACATGCTTCGAATGATGTATCCTTCCGGTTTTATTCTTGTTGGTGTGCATGCTGAGGAGGATCGGAGGCTCAAGCATTTGCGAGTCAACCTCGGGATGAGCGAAGAGGAGGCGAGGGAGTTGGTTCGCCGAGATGGGGAGGAGCTTAGGGTTCCTCATGGACAGAGGGTGAACCGCACTTTTTACTTGGCCGATTTCTTTCTGCGTATTACTGATAACAGCGAGCGATTGCGTGCGGATGTTCAGCGGATGGTAGAGATATGGTTTGGCAATCCGTTCCTAACGCCAGTTTTCGATGAGTATGCGATGTTTTTGGCATTTGCAGCAGCTTTGAGATCCGCGGATTTGTCGCGTCAGGTTGGAGCAGTTGTTACGCGAGATCGTGAGGTGCTATCAGCCGGAGCAAACGAATGTCCGAAGTCAGGCGGAGGTCTCTACTGGCCAATGAGAGACAGTCAGAGCGTATCTGTGGAGGATTGTGCCAAAGGCAGAGATTACATGCGAGGGGCCGATTCAAATAAGATAGAACAGACTCGGATAATCGATGAAATTACACAGCAGGGTAGGCAGTGTGGAATCGACGAAGCTAAGCTCCGCGAAGTACTTCAGAAGAGCCGGATCGGCGATCTGACAGAGTACGGTCGCGTTGTGCATGCGGAAATGGAAGCGCTTGCGGCTTGTGCGCGTAACCAATGGTCAACGGTAGGTGCAACCCTCTACTGCACAACGTTTCCCTGCCACAACTGCGCGAAACATATCATTGCCGCAGGGATTAGGAGGGTTGTTTACATCGAGCCCTACCCTAAGAGTAAGGCATTGGAGTTTCATGACGATTCGATATCGCTGACTACGTCCGCGCCTGCGCCAGGCGATCGGAGAGTCCAGTTCGAGCCATTTGAAGGCATTGGGCCTCGTCGGTTCTTTGACCTGTTCTCCTGCCATCTCGGCTCGAGCTATCAAATCAAGCGGAAAGACGAAAAAACAGGCGAAAGAATGCAGTGGAGTATCCAAAACGCCCGACTTCGAATACAAATGAAGCCATGTTCGTATCTGGACCTTGAGCTGCAAGCCTGCAAGCTTTTTCAGGAGTGCCTAAACTCAAACGTGGTGAAAAAATGA
- a CDS encoding ferritin-like domain-containing protein, whose translation MSLDSLEDAFYDELCDVYHAEKQLVRALPKMVKQAANKSLAAAFTAHLAETEKHVTRCEQAFADTGKVPKAKKCEAMAGLLEEAKSMMEEEAEPEVMDAVLIGLAQKVEHYEISTYGTLCTWADVLGYKTAKKALGANLDDEEKCDKKLTTISKKLNKLAPAES comes from the coding sequence ATGTCCCTCGATTCGCTCGAAGACGCCTTCTACGACGAGCTCTGCGACGTCTATCACGCCGAGAAGCAACTGGTTCGTGCGCTGCCAAAGATGGTCAAGCAGGCCGCCAACAAATCACTCGCCGCCGCCTTCACAGCCCACCTCGCCGAAACTGAAAAGCACGTCACACGCTGCGAGCAGGCGTTCGCCGATACCGGCAAAGTTCCGAAGGCGAAGAAGTGCGAAGCGATGGCCGGCCTCCTCGAAGAAGCCAAGTCGATGATGGAAGAAGAGGCCGAGCCCGAAGTGATGGACGCCGTCCTCATCGGCCTTGCGCAAAAGGTCGAACATTACGAAATCTCGACCTACGGCACGCTCTGCACGTGGGCCGACGTGCTCGGTTACAAGACGGCTAAGAAAGCGCTCGGCGCCAATCTCGACGACGAAGAAAAGTGCGACAAGAAGCTGACGACGATCAGCAAGAAGCTCAACAAACTCGCGCCGGCCGAAAGCTGA